AAACGGCTGATCTCATCCTTTGTCAGGGCCGTGACCAGACACAGAGGGCTCTGGTGGGGAGTCCAGAAaaagagggggaagaggtgTTTGAATCTTAAAGTAGGCGGGGGGGTGGCGGTGGGAATGGGGATGAGCGGTTCGCCGGATGATTAAGCTTCTTTCGAATGAAAAGTAATAAGTCGTTGGTGTGTGGTAATTTCCTTGGTGttctctcactctccccAAACGCTGGTCGACAAGGCATCATGGCTGACGACTGAACCTTTTTGCGGTTTGAAGACTCGGATGACGGTCAACTGTGAGAGGTCACATGAGACGAGTCCAGGTCAATCAATGAATGAAGGTGAGGCGGCCCTTAACAGGACGGCAACGCTCTTGCGGTGATCGAACTCCCCTGTCTGTGTCCACAGCCCAGGGCACGTCCAAGACACTGTGATAATATCACGCACACGTGGATTGACAGGAATAAGAAGAAGATCTTGGGGGCGCTTTTCGGACCCAACTCCACTCTCGGGCACTTTTGGCGGCCAAGAATACACAGCTGAAATGTGTAGACAAGGGTAAGGGTGGAGGGGGCCATCCCATCCACTGGTCTAAACTCGATTCATCCTGCCAAAGCGGATCGTCCTCTATTGCGAATGCTGTCGTCAACCTAGAGAGGAGCTTGTCCAGGGCGCAACGTGGGTGTAGTTCGGAATGTTGATGCCGATCAGGACACTATTGGAGATCTACAGTCACGAGGACGGCGTGACAGGTTCATCAGCAAGTCGCGGTTCCACCGATGGTTGACGTCTCTTTACGAAGAACGGTATCGTCCCGGCTCTTGGCAGGGGAGGGTTTTCATGAAACTTTTCATCTCAAGTAAGACGCCGGCTCCAAAGCCAAAAGTTTTCCAGGTCCTGTTTACAGACGAGAAAACGAGATGAAGTCTTACTACACGTAATCAAAGAAAAGTCACTTCCGTAGAGCCAGGTTTCTTCCTAGCAAGGTTCTTTTAGACAAACACAACGCAATGCTCATCTTTGATGGGTTGATCAATCTCTCAGATCTGTTGCTTTGACCTCTCCAACGAGTGACCATGGATACTCTTCAACCCTCACCGGAAACATCCATGCAGCATCCACACAGCATCCACGCAAGATCGGCAACCACACGTGGTCCGGGTCGCCCAGTTATTACGAGAAGATAAGTTTCAACTCAGGattcaaaaaaaaaaaaaaaaaaaccagaAGACGCCGCATCACGGGCGAGACAACCACGATAACCtaatcatcatcatcatcatcatcatcacagCTTGGGAACACCGCCCGCCAGCCCCAGGACCCCCCTCGTCGACCGTTGTTGCCCCTGGtcgatgccctcctccttcgccttgatctGCAGCGCGAGCATCTTGGAGAAGTACCGGCACAGCGCGAGGTTGCCGCCCATGAACCAGAAGCCCGGATGGCCCGAGCCGCGCCACATGGCCCGGaactcgccctcgtcgtcccagcCCCAGACGTCACCGACCCGCTCCGCCAGGGCGTCGCCAAAGATGCCGCGCGCCTCGGTCCGCATGTTCTGGTACCCCGTCGCGaagacgacctcgtccgcctcgagctccgtcCCGTCGGCGAATCGTAGGCCCCCGGGTAGCACCTCGGCGATCTCCTGCCCgcccttgatcttgatggcCCCGTCGATGATGAGCTGGCTGCAGCCGACGTCGATGTAgtacccgccgccgcgctggaAGTACTTGGtgaagaagccgccgccgctggggCCCATGTCCAGCTTGAACCCGGCCCTGTCGAGGCCCGCGAGGAGatcggcgtcgttggcgttcTGCAGCTGCGTCATGCCGACCTGCAGCGCCTTGAACAGCTCCGCCGGCAGGCTCCAGAGCCagaggtcggcgtcgtcgacgggcggcgcgtcctcgtcgtagAGGCCCTTGAGCCCAATGTCCGTGATGGAGCTCGACGACACCAccgacgtcgagctgcgCTGCACCATGGTCACGTCGTACCCGTTCTCGTAAAAGTCCTGCGCGATGTCGTGGCCCGAGTTGCAcgacccgacgacgacggccttcttgccCCTCGAGTCCGGCCTCGCGCCGGGGAACTCGGAGCTGTGGCAGAGCCGGTCTCCCCGGAACGTGTCCATGCCCTTGATGTCCGGGAAGAACATCTTGCCCGAGTGGCCCGTCGCCTGGATGACGTGCCGCGGCCGCAGTGTCCGCGTCTCCCGAGTCCCGTCGGGCCTCTGCCGGTCGAGCGTGACGGACCACTGTTGCTTCGCCTCGTCCCAGGACGACCCCGtgagcgtcgtcgacatccaGACGTTGAGCTCGAGCAGGTTCGCGTAGGCCTCGAAgaactcggccatcttgtcCTTGGGCGTGAAGACGGGCCAGTGCTCCGGGAAGCTGATGTACGGGAGGTGGTCGTACCACACGGGGTCGTGCAGCACGAGCTGGTGGTACCGCTTGCGCCAACTATCGCCCACCCGGCCGTTCTTGTCGATGACGAGCGCGTTGATGTTGAGCATCTTCAGCCGTGCAGCGACTGTGAGGCCGGCTTGGCCGGCGCCTAGATGGCTGTGAGTATGACATGAAGCTGAccttgggggggaggggcgtTATGCAAGCTTACCAACAATCACAACCGTAGGTTCGCTGTCCACGTAGTTGATGCTGTCctcccgcttctccttcCAGTTCTTGCTCTCCCGCTGACGCACATGTTCtacccccttctccctccgATGGCGCAGCGGCTCTTCATGGCCCTTCAACTCGCGGAGCGCGGTGAAGAAGGTGAAGATCTCCCACTTCTCGCCGGACTCGATCAGCCGCAccacgccctcggccggcccGACATCGGTGCTGGCCTTGATAAAGAACTGCAGACACTGCACCTTCCcgtgggcgtcgacgggggcgAAGTGCGGCGCCCGGAAAGACGTCGAGGTGTCGATGAAGACCTCCCTCAGCCGGCACGACTGGCCGAGGAAGCTCTGGATCTTGTCTCTCCCCTTCAGCGTGCGGAAATCCCACGAGAGGGCCAGATGGTCCCTCCAATAGCCGTCGGAGACGAAGAGCTGTGCGAGGTCTTTGTAGTTCTTGGATCTCAGCGCGGCGTTGAAGGCCTTGATGACGTTCGCCGCGACCTCCCCCGCATCGACGGATGTTGAGCGTACCGATGGGGGGTACGCGCGGGGCGGGAGGTTGACCGAGCCGGGCTCGACCCGTTCGCTTTTCGCATAGGTTCCTGCCATGGCGGCTTTGGTCTCGTGAATTGTCTGCTGGCGAGATCAGAGTTTGCGAATGGTGTGTCAATGGGTTGCTGGTAGGGTGATGTTGGGACTCGGGAATAGCTTCGAGGAGGTCAGGGAGAGGAAGCAGCATTTATGGAAACTAAGAAGCGTCTCTCGTTCGTCGTCACACGAGGGACCCTTTccgccccctccgccccgagAAAGCTGAGAGTCGTGACATCACCTGACAACCTCATTGTGAACAAGCGTGAGGGGTTCCTCCGGGGATAGATCGGGGGCAGCAGGTAGGGCGAAACTCTGGCAAACACGCCCAGCCGATAATAATGCTTGCTGTGCCGTCTTGCTTCTCAACGCTTTCTGACGCACATGTGGAGTTTGATGGACGACGCAAGCCCGCCGCGGATGCGGGGGAAACCAGAGACAACCCGAGCCTCCGGGCAAATCACAGAGCTTCGGGTTGCTGTCGCCAAGTATGGGCGTGATCTGCTTGGCCGGATAGCTTGAACTCTGCCTTGATGCCAGACCCGCTGGCGGCTCGGATTACCCCAGACTGGTGAAATGCATGGCTTCTCCGCACTTGAGATGGCGGGGGTTGCATAGAAGCGGTTCCGGGGCCAGGAGAGAGAGCTTTGTGGATTGAGACTCTTGTGGTGCCTCGGAGCCTTTTGACCGTCGGATCAAAGACATAGGGCTTTGTTCTGTTCAATGATTCAGACACAGCACTGATATAGACGAACAGATCCAGCGATGAGACTCCATTGATGCCAGTGCCATCGGTGCCGTTTTTACCACACCAGTGCCCCTCAAGTCAGTTCGGCTGGGAGCAGAGCGCGTGCGGGGAAACGCGGGAACATGCATGATGCGTCCGGGGCAACGGAAACTAACCCCGGTGGCCCAAATTCCGCGTTGCGGTTCCGCCTGTTCGCTCCGTTGCGGCTCCGGGTCCTCTCGTAAGCCAGAAGCGATGAAGTGGGTGGCGCGTCCTTAGGTCTAAATCACTAGCTAGACGAATCTGCCCCGGGGTTTTTGAGGGAAATCTGATGCGACATGCGTCAGTGGCAAGTCTGGCTACACAGTTGTGCCTGTATGGCACGTTGCCGTCGAAAGGCGCCCTCT
The DNA window shown above is from Colletotrichum destructivum chromosome 2, complete sequence and carries:
- a CDS encoding Putative FAD/NAD(P)-binding domain superfamily, encoding MAGTYAKSERVEPGSVNLPPRAYPPSVRSTSVDAGEVAANVIKAFNAALRSKNYKDLAQLFVSDGYWRDHLALSWDFRTLKGRDKIQSFLGQSCRLREVFIDTSTSFRAPHFAPVDAHGKVQCLQFFIKASTDVGPAEGVVRLIESGEKWEIFTFFTALRELKGHEEPLRHRREKGVEHVRQRESKNWKEKREDSINYVDSEPTVVIVGAGQAGLTVAARLKMLNINALVIDKNGRVGDSWRKRYHQLVLHDPVWYDHLPYISFPEHWPVFTPKDKMAEFFEAYANLLELNVWMSTTLTGSSWDEAKQQWSVTLDRQRPDGTRETRTLRPRHVIQATGHSGKMFFPDIKGMDTFRGDRLCHSSEFPGARPDSRGKKAVVVGSCNSGHDIAQDFYENGYDVTMVQRSSTSVVSSSSITDIGLKGLYDEDAPPVDDADLWLWSLPAELFKALQVGMTQLQNANDADLLAGLDRAGFKLDMGPSGGGFFTKYFQRGGGYYIDVGCSQLIIDGAIKIKGGQEIAEVLPGGLRFADGTELEADEVVFATGYQNMRTEARGIFGDALAERVGDVWGWDDEGEFRAMWRGSGHPGFWFMGGNLALCRYFSKMLALQIKAKEEGIDQGQQRSTRGVLGLAGGVPKL